The Flexibacter flexilis DSM 6793 DNA segment CCGTCTTATTTCGATAGCCGAAAATTTCCCCCAAGATGCCCAATACCTCGAAACGCTCATTAAGCCACAGTTGGAAAACAACAAAGTGCCTGTGTTGGGGATTACGGGTACGGGTGGCGCGGGTAAGTCCTCGCTCGTAGATGAGTTGGTGCGCCGCTACCTCATTGATTTTCCAGATAAAACCATTGCCATTATTTCCGTGGACCCGTCCAAACGCAAAACGGGTGGCGCATTGCTCGGCGACCGTATTCGCATGAACAGCATCAACAATCCGCGTGTTTATATGCGTTCGTTGGCTACTCGCCAGTCCAATTTGGCTTTGAGCAAATACGTGCAAGAATCTATTGACATTTGCAAGGCCGCTGCTTTTGATTTGGTGATTGTCGAAACCTCAGGCATTGGCCAATCTGACACGGAAATTATCGAACATTCAAACGCTTCGTTGTACGTGATGACTTCCGAATATGGAGCTGCCACGCAACTCGAAAAAATTGATATGCTCGATTTTGCGGACATTATCGCCATCAATAAATTTGATAAACGTGGTTCGCTTGATGCCCTTCGCGACGTGCGCAAGCAATACAAACGCAACCACAATCTTTGGGATTTGACCGACGAGCAACTCCCGATTTATGGTACTATCGCCAGCCAGTTCAACGATGCAGGTACAAACGTATTGTATCGCCGCCTCATGGACAAAATCACTGAAAAAACGGGTATTGTTTTCCGTTCTACTTTCGAGCTGACGCAAGCCGTACAAGCCCAGAAATTTGTGATTCCGCCCGACCGCGTGCGCTATTTGGCCGAAATCGCCGAGTACAACCAAATGTACAAGGATTATGTAAACGAACAGTCGGCCATTGCCAGCCGTTTGTATCAGCTTAACGGGACGCTCGAACACCTCAACGCCGAAATCGAGCGCAACAAAGACAACAAAGAAATGGTACAGCATTACCAAACTTTAGTAGCTGATTTACAAAAGGTTTACGACCGCACCAACAACGAGTTGGCGGGTGAATGCCGCATGGTAATTCAGAACTGGAAATATTTGGTAAGCAAATACAAAGCTGATAAATACGTGTATCAGGTGCGCGACAAATCCTTTGAGCAAGACCTTTACACGACCTCGCTTTCGCACACACGTATCCCGAAAGTTTCTTTACCAAAATACAACGATTGGGGCGATATTTTGCGTTGGAGATTTACCGAAAACGTCCCAGGCAAATTCCCGTATGCGGCGGGTGTGTTCCCGCTCAAACGCGAAGGCGAAGACCCAGCGCGTATGTTTGCGGGCGAAGGCGGCCCCGAACGTACCAACAAGCGTTTCCATTATGTGTCGCAAGGAATGCCAGCCAAACGCCTCTCTACGGCTTTCGACTCGGTAACACTCTACGGCGAAGACCCTGACCACCGCCCCGACATTTACGGCAAAATCGGTAATTCGGGCGTGAGTATTGCCAACCTCGACGATGCCAAAAAACTATATTCGGGCTTTAATCTTTCCGACCCAAGCACTTCGGTTTCGATGACCATCAACGGCCCTGCACCGATTTTGCTATCGTTTTTTATGAACGCCGCCATTGACCAACAATGCGAAATTTATATCAAAAAGAACGGTTTGGAGAAGGAAGTAAACGCCAAAATTGAGGCGATTTATAAGGCAAAAGGTTTGCCGCGCCCTGTTTACAATGGCACTTTGCCCGAAACCAACGACGGTTTGGGTTTAATGCTGTTGGGTGTAACGGGAGATGAGGTATTGCCAGCCGACGTGTACGCGCAAATCAAAGCAAAAACGCTT contains these protein-coding regions:
- a CDS encoding methylmalonyl-CoA mutase family protein; the protein is MITPENTPYKPQHHIRLVTAASLFDGHDAAINIMRRIMQSTGAEVIHLGHNRSVNEIVNCAIQEDVQGIAITSYQGGHVEYFKYMYDLLNERGCGHIKIFGGGGGTILPSEIEELHAYGITRIYSPDDGRSMGLQGMINNVLQNCDFETYNPAKDQKYLPEMIASLQQKEAKNIGRLISIAENFPQDAQYLETLIKPQLENNKVPVLGITGTGGAGKSSLVDELVRRYLIDFPDKTIAIISVDPSKRKTGGALLGDRIRMNSINNPRVYMRSLATRQSNLALSKYVQESIDICKAAAFDLVIVETSGIGQSDTEIIEHSNASLYVMTSEYGAATQLEKIDMLDFADIIAINKFDKRGSLDALRDVRKQYKRNHNLWDLTDEQLPIYGTIASQFNDAGTNVLYRRLMDKITEKTGIVFRSTFELTQAVQAQKFVIPPDRVRYLAEIAEYNQMYKDYVNEQSAIASRLYQLNGTLEHLNAEIERNKDNKEMVQHYQTLVADLQKVYDRTNNELAGECRMVIQNWKYLVSKYKADKYVYQVRDKSFEQDLYTTSLSHTRIPKVSLPKYNDWGDILRWRFTENVPGKFPYAAGVFPLKREGEDPARMFAGEGGPERTNKRFHYVSQGMPAKRLSTAFDSVTLYGEDPDHRPDIYGKIGNSGVSIANLDDAKKLYSGFNLSDPSTSVSMTINGPAPILLSFFMNAAIDQQCEIYIKKNGLEKEVNAKIEAIYKAKGLPRPVYNGTLPETNDGLGLMLLGVTGDEVLPADVYAQIKAKTLSVVRGTVQADILKEDQAQNTCIFSTEFALRMMGDIQQYFIDKNIRNFYSVSISGYHIAEAGANPISQLAFTLANGFTFVEYYLSRGMNIDDFAPNFSFFFSNGTDPEYSVIGRVARRIWAKAIKHKYKGNDRSQKLKYHIQTSGRSLHAQEIAFNDIRTTLQALYAIYDNCNSLHTNAYDEAITTPTEESVRRAMAIQLIINKELGLAKNENPIQGSFVIEELTDLVEEAVLAEFKAISERGGVLGAMERMYQRSKIQEESLYYETLKHDGSLPIIGVNTFLDPNGSPTIVPKEVIRSTTEEKEFAIASRDSYQKRNEAISVERLRHLQETAIENGNIFESLIEAGKVCTLGQISKALYEVGGQYRRNM